In bacterium, the following proteins share a genomic window:
- a CDS encoding DNA translocase FtsK: MPSRSRSEQSAVITNDEMPTPRLDSSLLRREVAGTVLVLAGIFIFVSLLVGGDGRSLVGPVGEMISAALTMFFGVPMSFGVPAVLVWLGIRTFRGLKAKWPGARALGVALVIMAINGLLALPGADNPELSQETFRRAGALGCFLVEWEGLRMVGQFGVVGAALILSGMTLVGLVLMTNLGLSALAAMVLRRTRGMEPVPADGIIEDEEEEAVETPRVKQPSRVGLWLKNALRRREKPATERRMTLLGELDEPTGWDDPADDDVAAAARALEAHDLELRLQRRLRSRVVEEDIEEDYEEDYADEYDDEYEELPDEEEDFEDDEAAELEDEEEAEEEILFEDNSKPLPIREGNPMQEKSPALGAGLAKLFPTRWEDEGVPAGSRKKNEEETEEDIRSKAEERLLRQTRENDETPTEDDPLFNEEFDTRPHGPNGQPLEGEQLEMELSRTPREYHLPEIQLLADPPVVDHRMSREEVYELSSTLTETLSHFGVEGRVTQVKQGPVVTRFEFKPAAGIKISRITGLEHDIAMAMKALSVRILAPIPGKSVVGIEVPNKKRAGVYLKELISCEDFWEHQSPLAFALGKTIDGAPYFADLKKMPHLLIAGATGAGKSVCLNTIIASFLYRQPPDRVKLIMVDPKRVELSVYGDIPHLLAPVVCEPKCAAAALDWAVEQMEERYKRLVELGVRNIDGYNKIVEDPEGHPKLKGRKLQPMPYMVVIVDELADLMIIAKADVEESIQRLAQMSRAVGIHLILATQRPSVNVITGIIKANFPSRIAFQVSQKVDSRTILDMNGAESLLGRGDMLFHGGGMPKPIRIQGCFVSDDEVERIADCVRTQCPAEYEIEEFEPKLSEKEQRELARMMGNPDGMDDLDAQDRMVRGTNRVMGKVHAGMFMPHQGGSARAGDEEIDEALVRAAARLILEARKASVSLIQRRLKVGFARAGRLMDMLEEMGIVGEFKGSKPRDIIVDCDAAIEELDKLEHALERGEPIPEALEEEDEYEEEDLEDDEEYYGPEDEDVEGIGDPNRPWPKQRR, encoded by the coding sequence ATGCCGTCCAGGTCCAGATCGGAACAAAGCGCAGTGATAACGAATGACGAGATGCCGACGCCGAGGTTGGATTCCAGCCTTTTGCGGCGCGAGGTGGCCGGAACCGTGCTTGTTCTGGCGGGGATTTTCATCTTTGTCAGCTTGCTGGTAGGGGGCGACGGGCGTTCGCTCGTCGGTCCTGTCGGAGAGATGATCAGCGCCGCGCTGACCATGTTCTTCGGCGTCCCGATGTCGTTCGGTGTGCCCGCCGTGCTGGTCTGGCTGGGCATTCGGACGTTCCGCGGATTGAAGGCCAAGTGGCCCGGCGCGCGCGCGCTGGGCGTGGCTTTGGTCATCATGGCGATCAACGGCCTGCTGGCGCTGCCGGGGGCAGACAACCCGGAGCTGAGCCAGGAAACCTTCCGCCGCGCGGGCGCCTTGGGGTGCTTCCTTGTTGAATGGGAAGGCCTTCGGATGGTCGGCCAGTTTGGCGTCGTTGGCGCCGCGCTGATCCTGTCCGGCATGACGCTGGTCGGGTTGGTGCTGATGACCAATTTGGGGTTGTCGGCCCTGGCGGCGATGGTTCTGCGCCGCACACGCGGCATGGAGCCCGTGCCCGCCGATGGCATCATCGAAGACGAGGAAGAAGAGGCCGTGGAGACGCCGCGGGTGAAGCAGCCGTCGCGTGTTGGGCTTTGGCTGAAGAATGCGCTTCGCCGCCGCGAGAAGCCGGCCACCGAGCGCCGCATGACGTTGCTCGGAGAGTTGGATGAGCCCACTGGCTGGGATGACCCGGCGGACGATGACGTGGCAGCCGCCGCGCGCGCTCTCGAAGCGCACGACCTCGAGTTGCGACTGCAGCGCCGACTGCGCTCGCGCGTCGTGGAAGAGGACATCGAAGAAGATTACGAGGAAGACTACGCAGACGAGTACGACGACGAGTACGAAGAGCTTCCAGATGAGGAAGAGGACTTCGAGGACGATGAAGCGGCGGAGCTTGAGGACGAAGAGGAAGCGGAAGAAGAAATCCTCTTTGAAGACAACTCGAAGCCCTTGCCGATCCGTGAAGGCAATCCAATGCAGGAGAAGAGCCCTGCGCTGGGTGCGGGACTGGCCAAGTTGTTCCCGACGCGCTGGGAAGATGAAGGCGTCCCGGCCGGATCACGGAAGAAAAACGAAGAAGAGACTGAAGAAGACATCCGAAGCAAGGCGGAGGAGCGCCTGCTGCGTCAGACTCGCGAGAACGACGAAACCCCCACGGAAGACGATCCGCTGTTCAATGAGGAGTTCGATACGCGCCCGCACGGCCCGAACGGTCAGCCGCTCGAGGGTGAGCAGTTGGAGATGGAACTCAGCAGGACGCCGCGCGAATATCATCTGCCGGAGATTCAGTTGTTGGCGGATCCGCCGGTGGTCGACCACCGGATGTCGCGCGAGGAGGTCTACGAACTGAGCAGTACGCTGACCGAGACGCTGTCGCACTTCGGCGTCGAGGGCCGCGTGACCCAGGTCAAGCAGGGCCCCGTTGTGACGCGGTTCGAGTTCAAACCCGCGGCCGGCATCAAGATCAGCCGCATCACAGGCCTGGAGCACGATATCGCGATGGCAATGAAGGCCCTGAGCGTTCGTATCCTCGCTCCGATCCCAGGCAAGTCAGTGGTCGGTATCGAAGTACCGAACAAGAAGCGCGCAGGCGTTTACCTGAAGGAGCTGATCAGTTGCGAAGATTTCTGGGAGCACCAGAGCCCGCTCGCGTTTGCGCTGGGTAAGACGATCGACGGCGCGCCGTACTTCGCGGACCTGAAGAAGATGCCGCACTTGCTGATCGCCGGTGCCACGGGCGCCGGTAAGTCGGTGTGTCTGAACACGATCATTGCGTCGTTCCTCTATCGCCAGCCGCCCGATCGCGTGAAGCTGATCATGGTGGATCCGAAGCGCGTCGAGCTCTCGGTCTATGGCGATATTCCGCACCTTTTGGCTCCGGTTGTTTGCGAGCCGAAGTGCGCGGCGGCCGCTCTAGATTGGGCCGTCGAGCAGATGGAAGAGCGCTACAAGCGGCTGGTGGAACTGGGCGTGCGCAACATCGACGGCTACAACAAGATCGTCGAAGATCCGGAAGGCCACCCGAAGCTGAAGGGCCGCAAGCTGCAGCCGATGCCGTACATGGTCGTCATTGTGGACGAGTTGGCGGACCTGATGATCATCGCGAAGGCGGACGTGGAAGAGTCCATCCAGCGGCTGGCGCAGATGTCGCGCGCCGTCGGTATTCACCTGATCCTCGCTACCCAGCGCCCGTCCGTTAACGTCATTACGGGTATCATCAAGGCGAACTTCCCGAGCCGCATCGCCTTCCAGGTTTCGCAGAAGGTGGACTCGCGGACGATTCTCGACATGAACGGCGCCGAGTCGCTGCTCGGCCGCGGCGATATGCTGTTCCACGGCGGCGGAATGCCGAAGCCCATCCGCATCCAGGGCTGCTTTGTCAGTGATGATGAAGTCGAACGGATCGCCGACTGTGTCCGTACGCAATGCCCGGCCGAATACGAAATCGAGGAGTTCGAGCCGAAGCTGAGCGAAAAGGAACAGCGCGAGTTGGCTCGTATGATGGGCAACCCAGATGGCATGGACGATCTGGATGCTCAGGACCGCATGGTCCGCGGCACGAATCGCGTGATGGGCAAAGTCCACGCCGGTATGTTCATGCCGCATCAAGGTGGTTCGGCCCGGGCAGGCGACGAGGAAATCGACGAAGCGCTTGTGCGGGCTGCCGCTCGCCTGATTCTGGAGGCGCGTAAGGCCAGCGTTTCGCTGATTCAGCGGCGCCTGAAGGTCGGCTTCGCGCGAGCCGGTCGCCTGATGGACATGCTCGAAGAAATGGGCATCGTCGGCGAGTTCAAGGGCTCCAAGCCCCGCGATATCATCGTCGATTGCGATGCCGCGATCGAGGAACTGGACAAGCTGGAACACGCCCTGGAGCGCGGAGAGCCGATCCCGGAGGCGCTCGAAGAAGAGGACGAGTACGAAGAGGAAGACCTCGAAGACGACGAGGAATACTACGGACCAGAAGACGAGGACGTGGAAGGCATCGGCGATCCGAACAGGCCGTGGCCGAAGCAGAGGCGCTGA